One genomic region from Chelonia mydas isolate rCheMyd1 chromosome 25, rCheMyd1.pri.v2, whole genome shotgun sequence encodes:
- the CALR3 gene encoding calreticulin-3 isoform X2 has product MNSQYKSNYGKFRLTAGKFYGDAVRDKGLQTSENSKFYAISSRFKPFSNKGRSLVIQYTVKHEQKIDCGGGYVKIFSSNLDQKNMSGDSQYYIMFGPDICGSETRKVHVILNYKSKPHPMKKRIRCKVDGFTHLYTLILRPDQTYEVKIDNEIIESGTLEDDWDFLPPRKINDPTAKKPKDWDDVPQIADPNDVKPEDWDEPEYILDTTAEKPEDWDNATNGEWQPPLIKNPLYRGEWKPRKIDNPNYKGVWPCPQIENPNYSPDFNIYSYENISIIGLDLWQVRAGTIFDNFLITDDEQYAEDFGDDTWGETKDPEKKMNIKQTEEEKKRERAKEEKRFKERFNKKVEKPKESGKDKSNRITLKKEEL; this is encoded by the exons GTCTGCAAACTAGTGAAAATTCTAAATTTTATGCCATTTCATCACGATTTAAACCGTTTAGCAATAAAGGAAGATCTCTGGTCATTCAGTACACAGTAAAACATGAGCAGAAGATAGATTGTGGTGGTGGATATGTTAAGATCTTTTCCTCAAACTTGGATCAGAAAAATATGAGTGGAGATTCACAGTATTACATTATGTTTG GACCAGATATTTGTGGATCTGAAACAAGGAAAGTCcatgttattttaaattataagagTAAACCTCATCCAATGAAGAAACGAATCCGATGCAAG GTTGATGGATTCACTCATTTGTATACACTGATTTTAAGACCAGATCAGACTTATGAAGTAAAAATTGATAACGAAATAATTGAATCAGGCACCTTAGAAGATGATTGGGATTTCTTGCCACCAAGGAAAATAAATGATCCTACAGCAAAGAAACCCAAGGATTGGGATGATGTACCCCAAATTGCTGATCCCAATGATGTCAAGCCTGAG GATTGGGATGAACCTGAATACATTCTGGATACTACTGCTGAGAAACCTGAAGATTGGGATAATGCAACAAATGGAGAATGGCAACCTCCTCTGATCAAGAATCCATTATACAGA GGTGAATGGAAACCAAGGAAAATTGATAACCCAAATTATAAAGGAGTTTGGCCCTGTCCACAGATTGAAAACCCAAACTACTCACCAGACTTCAATATCTATAGCTATGAAAACATTAGCATCATTGGACTAGACCTTTGGCAG GTGagagctggaacaatttttgaTAACTTCTTGATCACAGATGATGAACAATATGCAGAAGACTTTGGAGATGACACCTGGGGTGAAACAAAG GACcctgaaaagaaaatgaacataaaacagactgaagaagaaaagaaaagggaaagggcaAAAGAAGAAAAGCGTTTTAAGGAAAGGTTTAACAAGAAGGTAGAAAAGCCAAAAGAATCTGGAAAGGATAAATCGAACAGGATAACTCTGAAGAAGGAGGagctttaa